One genomic region from Pseudomonadota bacterium encodes:
- a CDS encoding Uma2 family endonuclease, translating into MRNEARHTHRYSYVDYLGFEGDTRWELIDGEAHAMAPAPTTRHQRIAQNLAVLSFHCFRGTPCGPFIAQLSDFEVVQPDGLVVCDRTKIGEAAIVGTPDVVIEILRPRPKRAIDGRNARCTSVSVSRNTGSFLKVASWRCTSMSRVVTRRLPSPASTNRSRARASRKSA; encoded by the coding sequence GAAACGAGGCTCGCCATACCCATCGCTATTCCTATGTCGACTACCTGGGCTTCGAGGGCGACACCCGCTGGGAGCTCATCGACGGCGAGGCCCATGCCATGGCCCCGGCACCGACGACTCGACACCAGCGCATCGCACAGAACCTCGCCGTGCTCTCGTTCCACTGCTTTCGCGGCACGCCATGCGGCCCGTTCATCGCCCAGCTCTCCGACTTCGAAGTTGTGCAGCCCGACGGCCTCGTCGTCTGCGATCGGACGAAGATCGGGGAGGCGGCCATCGTGGGGACGCCGGACGTCGTCATCGAGATCCTCCGCCCGCGACCGAAGCGCGCGATCGACGGGAGAAACGCGCGCTGTACGAGCGTTTCGGTGTCCCGGAATACTGGATCGTTTCTCAAAGTGGCTTCGTGGAGGTGTACTTCGATGAGCAGGGTCGTTACCCGGCGCCTACCCTCACCGGCCTCGACGAATCGTTCACGAGCCCGCGCTTCCCGGAAGTCAGCGTGA
- a CDS encoding DUF4231 domain-containing protein yields MSPIETRQARADYYFRTVLDGQREWYSKGAGKQKRRYLAFTICVIVLGALISLLRVLDKADWERHFTAALGAGVSISRAVDTLLRPSETWQAYRKASEGMKREYRLYLNNADAYAAAEDEASVYRLLVERVETIIAEEQQLFWQSQAKAGTEQATGGQNKPRVGPSRNHRNRLSKAHERHLQRLPIEMTAIFISHSSKDNAWAQRLKTWLEDKQHRSLFLDFDRETGLKAG; encoded by the coding sequence ATGTCGCCCATCGAAACTCGCCAGGCACGTGCCGACTATTATTTCCGAACGGTCCTAGATGGGCAGCGTGAGTGGTACTCGAAGGGCGCCGGGAAACAGAAACGCCGATATTTGGCGTTCACCATCTGCGTCATCGTCCTTGGCGCGCTGATTTCGCTGCTCCGAGTGCTGGATAAGGCGGACTGGGAGCGCCATTTTACCGCCGCGTTAGGTGCCGGCGTCTCCATCAGCCGGGCGGTCGATACCTTGCTGCGTCCCAGCGAGACCTGGCAAGCCTACCGCAAGGCCTCCGAAGGGATGAAACGCGAGTACCGCCTGTATCTCAACAACGCGGATGCGTACGCCGCCGCAGAGGACGAGGCCAGCGTCTATCGCCTCCTGGTCGAGCGGGTCGAAACCATTATCGCCGAGGAACAGCAACTATTCTGGCAGTCTCAAGCCAAGGCTGGGACCGAACAAGCCACGGGGGGGCAAAACAAGCCAAGGGTGGGGCCGAGCAGGAACCACCGAAACCGCCTAAGCAAGGCGCATGAGCGCCATCTTCAACGGTTGCCCATCGAGATGACCGCGATATTCATCAGCCACAGCAGCAAGGACAACGCTTGGGCCCAAAGGCTCAAGACGTGGCTTGAGGACAAGCAACACCGCAGCCTCTTCCTCGACTTCGACCGTGAAACCGGCCTCAAGGCCGGGTGA